In Vanessa atalanta chromosome W, ilVanAtal1.2, whole genome shotgun sequence, a genomic segment contains:
- the LOC125075533 gene encoding uncharacterized protein LOC125075533, with translation MDSLKKSLLELTETFNTRMAEFQKDLKAVSPATSPTSNINAQFLTFQTFVLSALESLQVQVELLTMQQDEFEMRSRRKIILIHGVPEEKKENTSSLVTKILSEHFKFSQFSPSDYTRCHRLGSSAGNKPRAILVRFKDASLRDKLWSSKTSLKGTGITLSEFLTKTRHEAFVLARRLFGIRQCWTKDGCIIVLDAEGSRHRVVSVSEVNAIQRPVEDTSEPSTVPASSATIPKGSKVPSYTTRPKRVVKT, from the coding sequence ATGGATTCACTTAAAAAGTCGTTACTGGAATTAACTGAGACTTTTAACACACGCATGGCAGAATTTCAAAAAGATCTGAAAGCAGTTTCACCCGCTACAAGTCCAACGTCAAATATAAATGCACAGTTCCTGACATTCCAAACATTCGTCTTGTCTGCCCTCGAGAGTCTCCAGGTACAGGTTGAGTTACTTACAATGCAGCAAGATGAATTTGAGATGAGATCCCGgaggaaaataattttaattcacgGTGTGCCCgaagaaaaaaaggaaaatacttCTTCGCTTGTAACAAAAATACTGTCTGAGCATTTCAAATTTTCACAGTTTTCTCCTTCTGACTACACCCGCTGCCATCGTCTCGGATCCTCTGCTGGAAACAAACCACGTGCAATTCTTGTCAGGTTTAAAGATGCGTCACTGCGGGATAAGCTCTGGTCTTCTAAGACGAGTTTGAAAGGTACAGGAATAACATTATCTGAGTTCCTCACTAAGACCCGGCATGAAGCATTTGTACTGGCACGAAGACTTTTTGGAATTAGGCAGTGCTGGACAAAAGACGGCTGCATAATTGTGTTAGATGCCGAGGGATCCCGTCATCGTGTGGTGTCGGTGTCGGAAGTAAATGCTATACAGCGTCCAGTGGAAGATACTTCTGAACCATCCACGGTACCGGCGAGCTCAGCAACTATCCCAAAAGGCAGTAAGGTGCCTTCGTATACTACGAGACCCAAAAGGGTCGTCAAGACATAA